A stretch of the Zonotrichia albicollis isolate bZonAlb1 chromosome 31, bZonAlb1.hap1, whole genome shotgun sequence genome encodes the following:
- the LOC141725802 gene encoding uncharacterized protein LOC141725802 isoform X2 has product MPLRSLEYLHLKLVDFSGKLSGTMKCNDDTWWHCDVTSNNEAPPASLSQALAAYDNTPWTTWLHVKMEAWHMLGSADKRLENWAELARAAPVLLSICRDLAAEVTSLEATAWAREQPDENAWFWAAQKNMVELGQARGKDEEAEVLATWEAQVREQAMVAASVATRATKVRERVEEALGLLERLVAACDEATVFPRELLRLLRDIEATLEGTNEASPDVPEGLVAKVAVVERLWEANARLAKDHLLGALQDIKFYFTIGPDRHNACGVAERCQRAIEDIPRLLQPPERPQTIPRVSQLSPALLQPQVTVVATLGELLDTLPRWDEMPLKSLEYLHLKLVHFCRKLGGTTEFIDDTWWHRDVTSNNEARPTSLSRALAAYENTPWTTWDCVKMEAWHWLGSLDKCLENSAELGRKATELLNICRDLATEAATKAATATAWARELLALAARYGTAQENMVELGQALGREEGAEVVARYEAQVRREARVAASEATRATMVRQRLEAALGQLERLVAACDEAATFPQELQRRVGDIVATLEGTNEASPNVPEDLVANVAEAERLWEANARLAKDHLRGVVQDITKFYFTGGCTSPSTRGVAERCQRAIEDIPRLLRPPECPQSVPKVFLMSTELQKLSLTLLKHNVAKPFWHRY; this is encoded by the exons ATGCCGCTCAGGTCCCTAGAGTACCTGCACTTGAAGCTGGTGGACTTCAGCGGGAAGCTCAGCGGCACCATGAAGTGCAATGATGACACCTGGTGGCACTGTGATGTCACCTCCAACAATGAagcccctcctgcctccctgagCCAGGCTCTGGCCGCCTATGATAACACCCCATGGACCACCTGGTTGCATGTGAAAATGGAGGCCTGGCACATGCTGGGGTCGGCGGATAAGCGGCTGGAGAACTGGGCTGAgctggccagggcagcccctgtgCTCCTCAGCATCTGCAGGGATTTGGCCGCCGAAGTGACCTCTCTGGAGGCCACTGCCTGGGCCAGGGAGCAGCCGGACGAGAATGCCTGGTTTTGGGCAGCTCAGAAAAACATGGTGGAGCTGGGTCAGGCCCGTGGCAAGGATGAGGAGGCCGAGGTTTTGGCCACGTGGGAAGCCCAGGTGAGGGAACAGGCCATGGTGGCTGCCAGCGTTGCAACAAGGGCCACCAAGGTGAGAGAGCGGGTGGAGgaggccctggggctgctggagcgctTGGTGGCCGCGTGTGACGAAGCCACCGTGTTCCCCCGGGAGCTGCTGCGCCTGCTCAGGGACATCGAGGCTACCCTGGAAGGGACAAATGAGGcgtcccctgatgtccccgaGGGCTTGGTGGCCAAGGTGGCTGTGGTTGAGCGGCTGTGGGAGGCCAACGCCCGCCTGGCCAAGGATCACCTGCTGGGGGCACTTCAAGACATCAAGTTCTATTTCACTATTGGTCCCGACCGCCACAATGCCTGTGGTGTGGCCGAGCGGTGCCAAAGAGCCATCGAGGATATCCCAAGGCTCCTTCAACCTCCGGAGCGTCCCCAGACcatccccagagtgtcccaa ttgtccccagccctgctgcagccacaggtcacCGTGGTGGCCACCCTGGGTGAGCTGCTGGACACCCTGCCCAGGTGGGACGAGATGCCGCTCAAGTCCCTAGAGTACCTGCACTTGAAGCTGGTGCACTTCTGCAGGAAGCTTGGGGGCACCACGGAGTTCATTGATGACACCTGGTGGCACCGCGATGTCACCTCAAACAATGAAGCCCGTCCCACCTCCCTGAGCCGAGCTCTGGCCGCCTACGAGAACACCCCATGGACCACTTGGGACTGTGTGAAAATGGAGGCCTGGCACTGGCTGGGGTCACTGGATAAGTGCCTGGAGAACAGcgctgagctgggcaggaagGCCACTGAGCTCCTCAACATCTGCAGGGATTTGGCCACTGAGGCAGCCACCAAGGCAGCCACCGCCACTGCCtgggccagggagctgctggccctggctgcCCGTTAtgggacagctcaggaaaacatggtggagctgggtcaggccctgggcagggaggagggggccGAGGTGGTGGCCAGGTATGAAGCCCAGGTGAGGAGAGAGGCCAGGGTGGCTGCCAGCGAGGCAACAAGGGCCACCATGGTGAGACAGCGGCTGGAGGCggccctggggcagctggagcgcTTGGTGGCCGCGTGTGACGAAGCCGCCACAttcccccaggagctgcagcgcAGGGTTGGGGACATCGTGGCTACCCTGGAGGGGACAAATGAGGcatcccccaatgtccccgaggACTTGGTGGCCAACGTGGCTGAGGCAGAGCGGCTGTGGGAGGCCAATGCCCGCCTGGCCAAGGATCACCTGAGGGGGGTAGTTCAGGACATCACCAAGTTCTACTTCACTGGTGGTtgcaccagccccagcacccgTGGGGTGGCCGAGCGGTGCCAAAGAGCCATCGAGGACATCCCAAGACTCCTTCGACCTCCGgagtgtccccagagtgtccccaaggtgttcCTAATGAGCACGGAGCTCCAAAAG CTGTCTTTGACCCTGCTGAAGCACAACGTTGCTAAGCCCTTCTGGCATCGCTATTAG
- the LOC141725802 gene encoding uncharacterized protein LOC141725802 isoform X1 — protein MEAKELFLALLQPQVTVVATLGELLDTLPTRDEMPLRSLEYLHLKLVDFSGKLSGTMKCNDDTWWHCDVTSNNEAPPASLSQALAAYDNTPWTTWLHVKMEAWHMLGSADKRLENWAELARAAPVLLSICRDLAAEVTSLEATAWAREQPDENAWFWAAQKNMVELGQARGKDEEAEVLATWEAQVREQAMVAASVATRATKVRERVEEALGLLERLVAACDEATVFPRELLRLLRDIEATLEGTNEASPDVPEGLVAKVAVVERLWEANARLAKDHLLGALQDIKFYFTIGPDRHNACGVAERCQRAIEDIPRLLQPPERPQTIPRVSQLSPALLQPQVTVVATLGELLDTLPRWDEMPLKSLEYLHLKLVHFCRKLGGTTEFIDDTWWHRDVTSNNEARPTSLSRALAAYENTPWTTWDCVKMEAWHWLGSLDKCLENSAELGRKATELLNICRDLATEAATKAATATAWARELLALAARYGTAQENMVELGQALGREEGAEVVARYEAQVRREARVAASEATRATMVRQRLEAALGQLERLVAACDEAATFPQELQRRVGDIVATLEGTNEASPNVPEDLVANVAEAERLWEANARLAKDHLRGVVQDITKFYFTGGCTSPSTRGVAERCQRAIEDIPRLLRPPECPQSVPKVFLMSTELQKLSLTLLKHNVAKPFWHRY, from the exons ctgttcctggccctgctgcagccacaggtcacTGTGGTGGCCACCCTGGGTGAGCTGCTGGACACCCTGCCCACACGGGACGAGATGCCGCTCAGGTCCCTAGAGTACCTGCACTTGAAGCTGGTGGACTTCAGCGGGAAGCTCAGCGGCACCATGAAGTGCAATGATGACACCTGGTGGCACTGTGATGTCACCTCCAACAATGAagcccctcctgcctccctgagCCAGGCTCTGGCCGCCTATGATAACACCCCATGGACCACCTGGTTGCATGTGAAAATGGAGGCCTGGCACATGCTGGGGTCGGCGGATAAGCGGCTGGAGAACTGGGCTGAgctggccagggcagcccctgtgCTCCTCAGCATCTGCAGGGATTTGGCCGCCGAAGTGACCTCTCTGGAGGCCACTGCCTGGGCCAGGGAGCAGCCGGACGAGAATGCCTGGTTTTGGGCAGCTCAGAAAAACATGGTGGAGCTGGGTCAGGCCCGTGGCAAGGATGAGGAGGCCGAGGTTTTGGCCACGTGGGAAGCCCAGGTGAGGGAACAGGCCATGGTGGCTGCCAGCGTTGCAACAAGGGCCACCAAGGTGAGAGAGCGGGTGGAGgaggccctggggctgctggagcgctTGGTGGCCGCGTGTGACGAAGCCACCGTGTTCCCCCGGGAGCTGCTGCGCCTGCTCAGGGACATCGAGGCTACCCTGGAAGGGACAAATGAGGcgtcccctgatgtccccgaGGGCTTGGTGGCCAAGGTGGCTGTGGTTGAGCGGCTGTGGGAGGCCAACGCCCGCCTGGCCAAGGATCACCTGCTGGGGGCACTTCAAGACATCAAGTTCTATTTCACTATTGGTCCCGACCGCCACAATGCCTGTGGTGTGGCCGAGCGGTGCCAAAGAGCCATCGAGGATATCCCAAGGCTCCTTCAACCTCCGGAGCGTCCCCAGACcatccccagagtgtcccaa ttgtccccagccctgctgcagccacaggtcacCGTGGTGGCCACCCTGGGTGAGCTGCTGGACACCCTGCCCAGGTGGGACGAGATGCCGCTCAAGTCCCTAGAGTACCTGCACTTGAAGCTGGTGCACTTCTGCAGGAAGCTTGGGGGCACCACGGAGTTCATTGATGACACCTGGTGGCACCGCGATGTCACCTCAAACAATGAAGCCCGTCCCACCTCCCTGAGCCGAGCTCTGGCCGCCTACGAGAACACCCCATGGACCACTTGGGACTGTGTGAAAATGGAGGCCTGGCACTGGCTGGGGTCACTGGATAAGTGCCTGGAGAACAGcgctgagctgggcaggaagGCCACTGAGCTCCTCAACATCTGCAGGGATTTGGCCACTGAGGCAGCCACCAAGGCAGCCACCGCCACTGCCtgggccagggagctgctggccctggctgcCCGTTAtgggacagctcaggaaaacatggtggagctgggtcaggccctgggcagggaggagggggccGAGGTGGTGGCCAGGTATGAAGCCCAGGTGAGGAGAGAGGCCAGGGTGGCTGCCAGCGAGGCAACAAGGGCCACCATGGTGAGACAGCGGCTGGAGGCggccctggggcagctggagcgcTTGGTGGCCGCGTGTGACGAAGCCGCCACAttcccccaggagctgcagcgcAGGGTTGGGGACATCGTGGCTACCCTGGAGGGGACAAATGAGGcatcccccaatgtccccgaggACTTGGTGGCCAACGTGGCTGAGGCAGAGCGGCTGTGGGAGGCCAATGCCCGCCTGGCCAAGGATCACCTGAGGGGGGTAGTTCAGGACATCACCAAGTTCTACTTCACTGGTGGTtgcaccagccccagcacccgTGGGGTGGCCGAGCGGTGCCAAAGAGCCATCGAGGACATCCCAAGACTCCTTCGACCTCCGgagtgtccccagagtgtccccaaggtgttcCTAATGAGCACGGAGCTCCAAAAG CTGTCTTTGACCCTGCTGAAGCACAACGTTGCTAAGCCCTTCTGGCATCGCTATTAG